A genome region from Quadrisphaera sp. RL12-1S includes the following:
- a CDS encoding glycosyltransferase family 9 protein — protein MTTTLALRALGLGDALTGVPALRGLRRARPRARLVLAGPPETGALLVAEGVVDAVLPVRGLAPLQPDALLRAAQEHPGVLGGAQVDLAVNLHGRGPESTRALAALRPGRLVAFDTPDHPAWDDDAHEVQRWCGLVRPLGGACGPEDLVLRDVPLAARTGPVVVHPGAASPSRRWPAERWAQVVAALQGAGRAVVVTGGPDEAPVCAPVAAAGAEDLCGRLSLAQLLDLVATSPLLLSGDTGAAHAATAARTPSVLLFGPTSPARWGPAVDADRHRVLWRPRVGDAAGDPHGVSPDPVLLRTTVDDVLAGTVG, from the coding sequence GTGACGACGACGCTCGCGCTGCGGGCGCTGGGGCTGGGCGACGCCCTCACCGGCGTTCCCGCCCTGCGGGGCCTGCGGCGGGCCCGGCCGCGGGCGCGGCTGGTGCTCGCAGGCCCGCCGGAGACGGGGGCCCTCCTCGTCGCCGAGGGCGTGGTGGACGCGGTGCTGCCCGTGCGCGGCCTGGCCCCGCTGCAGCCGGACGCGCTGCTGCGGGCCGCGCAGGAGCACCCCGGCGTCCTGGGCGGTGCCCAGGTCGACCTGGCGGTCAACCTGCACGGCCGGGGCCCGGAGAGCACGCGGGCGCTGGCGGCGCTGCGGCCCGGGCGGCTCGTCGCCTTCGACACCCCGGACCACCCCGCCTGGGACGACGACGCCCACGAGGTGCAGCGCTGGTGCGGCCTGGTGCGCCCTCTGGGCGGTGCGTGCGGCCCCGAGGACCTGGTCCTGCGCGACGTCCCCCTCGCTGCGCGCACCGGTCCGGTGGTGGTGCACCCCGGGGCCGCGTCGCCGTCGCGGCGGTGGCCGGCCGAGCGCTGGGCGCAGGTGGTGGCGGCGCTGCAGGGGGCTGGCCGCGCCGTCGTCGTGACCGGCGGACCGGACGAGGCGCCGGTGTGCGCGCCGGTGGCCGCCGCGGGCGCGGAGGACCTGTGCGGGCGGCTGTCGCTGGCGCAGCTGCTCGACCTCGTCGCCACGAGCCCGCTGCTGCTGTCCGGCGACACCGGAGCCGCGCACGCGGCCACCGCCGCGCGGACACCGTCGGTGCTGCTCTTCGGGCCCACGTCCCCGGCGCGCTGGGGTCCCGCTGTGGACGCCGACCGCCACCGGGTGCTGTGGCGTCCTCGGGTGGGGGACGCCGCCGGTGACCCGCACGGGGTGTCCCCCGACCCCGTCCTGCTCCGCACCACGGTGGATGACGTGCTCGCGGGTACGGTGGGCTGA
- a CDS encoding alpha/beta fold hydrolase: MPRLVVGQSTTGSTPEVELYYEDHGTGAPVVLIHGWPLSGRSWEAQVPALVEAGHRVITYDRRGFGDSSQPWDGYDYDTFAADLDALLTHLEVTGATLVGFSMGGGEVVRYISRYGTSRVAKAVLAAAVPPYLYKSDDNPDGGLDDDTIAQFQTGVTTDRIAFLEDFTTNFFSAGKGLTGPKVKVSEPQRQYARHIAEFASPKGTLDCITAFGRTDFRGDVSAVAAAGIPVLVIHGDSDAIVPIEVSGQRSHEAIPGSQLHVVEDGPHGINASHAEEFNRVLLGFLAG; the protein is encoded by the coding sequence ATGCCCCGCCTCGTCGTCGGACAGAGCACGACCGGTTCCACCCCCGAGGTCGAGCTCTACTACGAAGACCACGGCACCGGTGCGCCGGTCGTCCTCATCCACGGGTGGCCGCTGTCCGGGCGGTCCTGGGAGGCGCAGGTCCCCGCGCTCGTCGAGGCCGGCCACCGCGTCATCACCTACGACCGCCGCGGCTTCGGCGACAGCTCCCAGCCGTGGGACGGCTACGACTACGACACCTTCGCCGCCGACCTCGACGCCCTGCTGACCCACCTCGAGGTCACCGGCGCCACGCTCGTGGGCTTCTCGATGGGCGGCGGCGAGGTGGTCCGCTACATCTCCCGCTACGGCACCTCGCGCGTGGCGAAGGCCGTGCTGGCCGCCGCGGTGCCCCCGTACCTCTACAAGAGCGACGACAACCCCGACGGCGGCCTGGACGACGACACCATCGCCCAGTTCCAGACCGGCGTGACGACCGACAGGATCGCGTTCCTGGAGGACTTCACGACCAACTTCTTCTCCGCCGGCAAGGGGTTGACGGGCCCCAAGGTCAAGGTCAGCGAGCCGCAGCGGCAGTACGCCCGCCACATCGCCGAGTTCGCCTCCCCCAAGGGCACCCTCGACTGCATCACCGCCTTCGGCCGCACCGACTTCCGCGGCGACGTCTCCGCCGTGGCGGCCGCCGGCATCCCGGTGCTGGTCATCCACGGCGACAGCGACGCGATCGTGCCGATCGAGGTGAGCGGGCAGCGCAGCCACGAGGCCATCCCGGGGTCGCAGCTGCACGTCGTCGAGGACGGCCCGCACGGCATCAACGCCTCGCACGCCGAGGAGTTCAACCGGGTGCTGCTCGGCTTCCTCGCCGGCTGA
- a CDS encoding SDR family oxidoreductase yields MELERPLGTVYVTGGSSGLGAAVVEVVTALGGTAAVIDRAAPPEGSAAAAHALADVSDSAAVERAVASLVEQVGPPTALLTAAGTDAVGRLEDVPADRWEKVVGVNLIGTAAAVRACLPHLVAARGTVVTVASSLGLRAASDATAYCASKFGIVGFTRSLQLELAGQVGVTMLVPAGMRTAFFDGRTEQYRPGPDAALMDPRQVALSVVHALRQPVGTEVREIVVTVSTEPSWP; encoded by the coding sequence ATGGAGCTCGAGCGCCCGCTCGGCACCGTCTACGTCACCGGGGGCTCCAGCGGTCTCGGCGCCGCCGTCGTGGAGGTGGTGACCGCCCTGGGCGGCACCGCCGCCGTCATCGACAGGGCCGCCCCGCCGGAGGGCTCGGCTGCGGCTGCGCACGCCCTCGCTGACGTGTCCGACTCCGCCGCGGTCGAGCGCGCCGTCGCGTCGCTGGTCGAGCAGGTGGGTCCGCCCACCGCGCTCCTCACCGCCGCGGGCACCGACGCCGTGGGCCGCCTCGAGGACGTCCCCGCCGACCGGTGGGAGAAGGTCGTCGGGGTGAACCTCATCGGCACCGCGGCGGCCGTGCGGGCCTGCCTGCCGCACCTGGTGGCGGCCCGCGGCACCGTGGTGACGGTGGCCAGCTCGCTGGGCCTGCGGGCCGCCAGCGACGCGACGGCCTACTGCGCGAGCAAGTTCGGCATCGTCGGGTTCACGAGGTCGCTGCAGCTGGAGCTGGCGGGGCAGGTGGGCGTGACGATGCTGGTGCCCGCCGGCATGCGCACCGCCTTCTTCGACGGGCGCACCGAGCAGTACCGGCCCGGCCCCGACGCCGCCCTCATGGACCCGCGCCAGGTGGCGCTGTCGGTGGTGCACGCGCTGCGCCAGCCGGTCGGCACGGAGGTGCGCGAGATCGTCGTGACCGTCTCCACGGAGCCGTCCTGGCCCTGA
- a CDS encoding DNA-3-methyladenine glycosylase 2 produces MDVLAMRPGYDPLLAHLGGARARLSGVDLPFTPPLHAEQLFGHLAATAVPGVEEWLPATGSSRGALRRSLRLPGGPAVVVAHVPAPGATSVRAEVTTTDPADEPLAALLCRRLLDLDLDPSLPDAGLSQDPVLAPLVAAVPGRRTPGAPCAEEVALRAVLGQQVSTAAARTHAARLVAALGGPAGPGSDLRLFPSAASVAALDDDDATRLLALPVRRRETLRNLARVLADGVLDLRHVDDGGDPQRARAQLLALPGIGPWTAQTVTMRALGDTDAFLASDLGVLAAARELGLPGDARPLDRRAAAWAPWRSYAVQHLWGVLPHAINALP; encoded by the coding sequence GTGGACGTGCTGGCCATGCGCCCAGGCTACGACCCCCTGCTCGCGCACCTCGGCGGCGCTCGCGCGAGGCTCTCGGGCGTGGACCTGCCCTTCACCCCGCCGCTGCACGCCGAGCAGCTCTTCGGCCACCTCGCGGCGACCGCGGTCCCGGGCGTCGAGGAGTGGCTGCCCGCCACCGGCTCGTCGCGCGGCGCGCTGCGGCGCAGCCTGCGCCTGCCGGGCGGGCCCGCCGTCGTCGTCGCCCACGTCCCGGCACCGGGCGCCACCTCGGTGCGGGCGGAGGTCACCACGACCGACCCCGCCGACGAGCCGCTCGCCGCCCTGCTCTGCCGGCGCCTCCTCGACCTCGACCTCGACCCGTCCCTGCCCGACGCCGGGCTGTCGCAGGACCCGGTGCTCGCGCCGCTCGTCGCCGCCGTCCCCGGCCGCCGCACGCCCGGTGCGCCGTGCGCCGAGGAGGTGGCGCTGCGCGCCGTGCTCGGCCAGCAGGTGTCGACGGCGGCGGCGCGCACCCACGCCGCGCGGCTGGTCGCGGCCCTGGGTGGGCCAGCGGGACCCGGCAGCGACCTGCGGCTGTTCCCGAGCGCCGCCTCGGTGGCCGCCCTCGACGACGACGACGCGACGCGGCTGCTCGCCCTGCCCGTGCGGCGCCGCGAGACCCTGCGGAACCTGGCGCGGGTGCTGGCGGACGGGGTGCTCGACCTGCGCCACGTCGACGACGGCGGCGACCCGCAGCGCGCCCGCGCGCAGCTGCTGGCGCTGCCGGGCATCGGCCCGTGGACGGCGCAGACGGTCACGATGCGGGCCCTCGGCGACACCGACGCCTTCCTGGCCAGCGACCTCGGCGTGCTCGCCGCGGCGCGCGAGCTGGGCCTGCCCGGCGACGCCCGGCCGCTGGACCGGCGGGCCGCAGCGTGGGCGCCGTGGCGGTCCTACGCCGTGCAGCACCTGTGGGGCGTGCTGCCGCACGCCATCAACGCGCTGCCGTGA
- a CDS encoding glycosyltransferase family 2 protein, protein MSSPSDSVTVVVASMDRREELLASLPRHLAQGLRVLLVDNGSSDGTVEAVRAALPQVEVVPLPANRGAAARTLGVERASTPYVAFADDDSWWAPGSLEHAVELLDAHPRAGLLTARILVGEAERPDPFNDVLAAAPLGTEPDLPGPSTLGFIACAAVVRRSAFLAVGGFDDVVVFPGEEERVALDLARDGWGSAYVPELVVHHHPKRSASRDTDERRRTRITRSALLTALMRRPWPVVAARVARAWRAGGPERAALVPALRDAPRALRARRVVPPPLEAVARSLGQ, encoded by the coding sequence ATGAGCTCGCCCTCGGACTCCGTGACCGTGGTGGTGGCGAGCATGGACCGGCGCGAGGAGCTGCTGGCCTCTCTGCCGCGCCACCTCGCGCAGGGGCTGCGCGTGCTGCTGGTCGACAACGGCAGCAGCGACGGCACCGTCGAGGCCGTCCGCGCCGCGCTGCCGCAGGTGGAGGTGGTCCCCCTGCCGGCCAACCGCGGAGCGGCCGCCCGCACGCTCGGCGTGGAGCGAGCGTCGACGCCCTACGTGGCTTTCGCCGACGACGACTCCTGGTGGGCGCCCGGGTCGCTGGAGCACGCCGTGGAGCTGCTCGACGCCCACCCGCGGGCGGGACTGCTGACGGCGCGCATCCTCGTGGGCGAGGCCGAGCGGCCCGACCCGTTCAACGACGTGCTGGCCGCCGCACCGCTGGGGACCGAGCCCGACCTGCCCGGGCCGTCGACGCTGGGCTTCATCGCCTGCGCCGCGGTGGTCCGCCGGTCGGCGTTCCTGGCCGTCGGCGGCTTCGACGACGTGGTGGTCTTCCCCGGCGAGGAGGAGCGGGTGGCGCTCGACCTGGCGCGCGACGGATGGGGCAGCGCCTACGTGCCCGAGCTGGTGGTGCACCACCACCCGAAGAGGTCGGCCTCGCGAGACACCGACGAGCGCCGCCGCACCCGCATCACGCGCTCGGCGCTGCTCACGGCGCTCATGCGGCGCCCCTGGCCCGTGGTGGCGGCGCGGGTCGCGCGCGCCTGGCGAGCCGGCGGCCCCGAGCGCGCCGCGCTCGTCCCGGCCCTGCGCGACGCCCCGCGGGCCCTGCGCGCCCGCCGCGTGGTCCCGCCGCCGCTGGAGGCGGTCGCCCGGTCGCTGGGCCAGTGA
- a CDS encoding MarR family winged helix-turn-helix transcriptional regulator, translated as MQPTESASGPTAATGGDFEVREMLCLALHRASRAITSQYRPLLAPHGLTYPQYLVITLLRISGTTTVGGVGEELGLESSTLSPLLTRLAERGLVTRTRSTDDERRVEVSLTPAGRALGEELADVPWTVCRATGLSVPEIKGVVAQLTELVDRLEGPPVL; from the coding sequence ATGCAACCGACCGAGAGCGCGTCCGGGCCGACCGCGGCGACGGGTGGCGACTTCGAGGTCCGCGAGATGCTGTGCCTGGCCCTGCACCGCGCCTCGCGGGCCATCACCTCCCAGTACCGGCCCCTGCTGGCGCCGCACGGGCTCACGTACCCGCAGTACCTCGTCATCACGCTGCTGCGCATCAGCGGCACCACCACCGTGGGCGGCGTCGGCGAGGAGCTGGGCCTGGAGTCCAGCACGCTGTCGCCGCTGCTGACGCGCCTGGCCGAGCGCGGCCTGGTCACGCGCACCCGGTCCACGGACGACGAGCGCCGGGTGGAGGTGTCCCTGACGCCGGCCGGCCGGGCGCTGGGCGAGGAGCTCGCCGACGTGCCGTGGACCGTGTGCCGGGCCACGGGGCTCAGCGTCCCGGAGATCAAGGGCGTCGTGGCGCAGCTGACCGAGCTCGTGGACCGGCTCGAGGGCCCGCCCGTCCTCTGA
- the map gene encoding type I methionyl aminopeptidase, with protein MASTSTAEHPVRSAAELETMRESGRVVALALQAVKAAAVPGVKLRDLDDIARTALHEAGAESSFFGYAPAWAPTPYKGVLCLSPNEVVVHGPPTGRKLADGDVLSIDFGAAVDGWHGDAAVTVIAGTSTEEDRRLVAATEEALAAGIAAAVPGATLLDVATAIDAVARKHGYAHLPDHGGHGIGRAMHEAPFVPNQPLAGARDVRLEAGHTLAIEPMLLLGSPEYRTARDGWSVVTRDRRRAAHAEHTVAVTDDGPVVLTAP; from the coding sequence ATGGCCAGCACGTCCACGGCAGAGCATCCCGTCAGGTCCGCCGCGGAGCTGGAGACCATGCGCGAGTCGGGCCGCGTGGTGGCCCTGGCGCTGCAGGCCGTCAAGGCCGCTGCGGTGCCGGGCGTCAAGCTGCGCGACCTCGACGACATCGCCCGCACGGCCCTGCACGAGGCGGGCGCCGAGAGCAGCTTCTTCGGCTACGCGCCGGCGTGGGCGCCCACGCCGTACAAGGGCGTGCTGTGCCTGTCGCCCAACGAGGTGGTCGTCCACGGTCCGCCGACCGGGCGCAAGCTCGCCGACGGCGACGTGCTGAGCATCGACTTCGGCGCCGCCGTCGACGGCTGGCACGGTGACGCGGCCGTCACGGTCATCGCCGGGACGTCCACCGAGGAGGACCGCCGGCTCGTGGCGGCCACCGAGGAGGCGCTCGCGGCCGGGATCGCTGCGGCGGTGCCCGGGGCCACGCTGCTCGACGTGGCCACCGCCATCGACGCCGTGGCGAGGAAGCACGGGTACGCGCACCTGCCCGACCACGGAGGCCACGGCATCGGGCGCGCCATGCACGAGGCGCCCTTCGTGCCCAACCAGCCGCTGGCCGGCGCGCGCGACGTCCGGCTCGAGGCCGGGCACACCCTCGCCATCGAGCCGATGCTGCTGCTCGGGTCGCCGGAGTACCGCACCGCGCGCGACGGCTGGTCCGTGGTGACGCGCGACCGCCGTCGCGCCGCGCACGCCGAGCACACGGTGGCCGTGACGGACGACGGCCCCGTCGTCCTCACCGCTCCCTGA
- a CDS encoding glycosyltransferase family 2 protein: MPSTSSPDEPLDPRLGVVVITWQRREEALAAVGRLLDLPERPRVVVVDNGSTDGTAGALRRAHPAAVASERLEVVPLAHNAGAVGRNVGVARLAELGLRYAAFCDDDTWWEPGSLARAGDVLDAHPDVAVLTARIVVEPSGREDPIVAELRDSPVVGSRPGLPGPALGSFLAGASVVRVDAFGQVGGFSARLWLGGEEEMCAADLAAAGWELCYLPDLTVHHRASALRDSSLRRRHGIRNTVWFTLLRRPWPAALRRLRVLARQVPKDRTTALAVADAVRGLPWVLRERRPLPPHAEARFLALEDAQTRSTARSYVG; the protein is encoded by the coding sequence ATGCCCAGCACCTCCTCCCCCGACGAGCCCCTCGACCCGCGCCTCGGCGTGGTGGTGATCACCTGGCAGCGCCGCGAGGAGGCCCTCGCCGCCGTCGGGCGGCTGCTGGACCTGCCCGAGCGGCCCCGCGTCGTCGTCGTCGACAACGGCTCCACGGACGGCACGGCGGGCGCGCTGCGCCGCGCCCACCCGGCGGCCGTGGCGTCCGAGCGGCTGGAGGTGGTGCCGCTGGCGCACAACGCGGGCGCCGTGGGGCGCAACGTCGGGGTGGCGCGCCTGGCGGAGCTGGGTCTGCGGTACGCGGCGTTCTGCGACGACGACACCTGGTGGGAGCCCGGCAGCCTCGCGCGCGCCGGCGACGTGCTGGACGCTCACCCCGACGTCGCCGTGCTCACCGCTCGCATCGTCGTGGAGCCCAGCGGCCGTGAGGACCCGATCGTCGCGGAGCTGCGCGACTCCCCCGTGGTGGGCTCGCGGCCCGGCCTGCCGGGGCCGGCGCTGGGCAGCTTCCTGGCCGGTGCGTCGGTGGTGCGCGTCGACGCGTTCGGCCAGGTCGGCGGGTTCTCGGCGCGGCTGTGGCTGGGCGGGGAGGAGGAGATGTGCGCCGCCGACCTCGCCGCCGCCGGCTGGGAGCTGTGCTACCTGCCCGACCTCACCGTGCACCACCGGGCCTCGGCGCTGCGCGACTCCTCCCTGCGGCGCCGGCACGGCATCCGCAACACCGTCTGGTTCACGCTGCTGCGCCGCCCCTGGCCCGCGGCGCTGCGGCGGCTGCGCGTGCTCGCCCGGCAGGTCCCCAAGGACCGGACCACCGCCCTGGCCGTGGCCGACGCGGTGCGGGGCCTGCCGTGGGTGCTGCGCGAGCGCCGGCCGCTGCCGCCGCACGCCGAGGCGCGCTTCCTCGCCCTGGAGGACGCCCAGACCCGGTCGACGGCGAGGAGCTACGTCGGATGA
- a CDS encoding SDR family NAD(P)-dependent oxidoreductase: MDLQGARVLVTGATGGLGRPTAARLAAAGARLALTGRDEGRLEELAGSLPGERPLTAAADLTLPDQPAAVVDAAVAHLGGLDAVVHLAGASGFSAVGSEDDDALDELLLVDYLAPVRLLRAALPALRETRGTALVVTAVLAEGPVAGMAAYGAAKAALSSYVGAAAKELRRDGVRVVDARPPHTETGLADRPLTGTAPRLPRGKDPDDVAARLVQALVDDEREVPSSAF, from the coding sequence GTGGACCTGCAGGGAGCTCGGGTGCTGGTGACGGGTGCGACCGGGGGTCTGGGCCGCCCGACGGCAGCCCGCCTCGCGGCGGCGGGGGCGCGGCTCGCGCTCACCGGCCGTGACGAGGGCCGCCTGGAGGAGCTGGCCGGCTCGCTGCCCGGGGAGCGGCCGCTCACCGCGGCGGCCGACCTCACCCTGCCCGACCAGCCTGCCGCCGTCGTCGACGCGGCGGTGGCGCACCTGGGCGGGCTCGACGCCGTGGTCCACCTGGCGGGGGCGTCCGGCTTCTCCGCGGTGGGCTCCGAGGACGACGACGCCCTCGACGAGCTGCTCCTGGTCGACTACCTGGCCCCCGTCCGCCTGCTGCGCGCGGCCCTGCCGGCGCTGCGCGAGACCAGGGGCACCGCGCTCGTGGTGACCGCCGTGCTCGCCGAGGGCCCGGTCGCGGGCATGGCCGCGTACGGCGCCGCGAAGGCGGCGCTGTCCAGCTACGTCGGCGCGGCGGCCAAGGAGCTGCGCCGCGACGGCGTCCGCGTGGTGGACGCCCGCCCGCCCCACACCGAGACCGGCCTCGCCGACCGGCCGCTGACCGGCACCGCGCCCAGGCTGCCGCGCGGGAAGGACCCCGACGACGTCGCCGCGCGCCTGGTGCAGGCCCTCGTCGACGACGAGCGCGAGGTCCCCTCGAGCGCCTTCTGA
- a CDS encoding 2'-5' RNA ligase family protein encodes MTDGADGRPLVVTLALDDDSQERLDGLRRTHFPADRNHLPAHVTLFHALPGQEVARVRGVLAEEARTDAFDVRVGEVQRLGRGTALRLVAPELDALHHRMLRRLRDELGDDALTAQDRQRLRAHVTVQNKVTPEAARQLADRLEVSITPWTARARALELWRYDGGPWSPEETLPLPSP; translated from the coding sequence ATGACGGACGGTGCGGACGGACGGCCGCTCGTGGTGACCCTGGCCCTCGACGACGACAGCCAGGAGCGCCTCGACGGCCTCCGCCGCACGCACTTCCCGGCGGACCGCAACCACCTGCCCGCCCACGTGACGCTCTTCCACGCCCTGCCGGGGCAGGAGGTGGCGCGCGTCCGGGGCGTCCTGGCGGAGGAGGCCCGCACGGACGCCTTCGACGTCCGCGTGGGGGAGGTGCAGCGGCTGGGCCGGGGCACCGCGCTGCGGCTGGTGGCGCCCGAGCTCGACGCGCTGCACCACAGGATGCTGCGGCGCCTGCGCGACGAGCTCGGCGACGACGCCCTCACCGCCCAGGACCGCCAGCGCCTGCGCGCCCACGTCACGGTGCAGAACAAGGTGACCCCCGAGGCCGCGCGCCAGCTCGCCGACCGCCTGGAGGTGTCCATCACCCCCTGGACGGCGCGGGCCCGGGCCCTCGAGCTGTGGCGCTACGACGGCGGCCCCTGGTCCCCCGAGGAGACCCTGCCCCTGCCCTCCCCGTGA
- a CDS encoding NAD-dependent epimerase/dehydratase family protein, producing the protein MLPQRGFRRAVVTGGAGFLGSHLCEELLARGTQVVCLDSFLTGGPGNVAHLAERYPSSQFRMVRCDITDFVHVPGDVDLVLHFASPASPIDYLQLPIETLKVGAIGTLHALGLAKEKGARFLLASTSEVYGDPQVHPQPEDYWGHVNPVGPRGVYDEAKRYGEAMTTAYRTTHDVDTAIVRIFNTYGPRMRPHDGRAIPTFIRQALAGEDITVAGDGMQTRSVCYVDDLVRGILALAGSGHPGPVNVGNPHEMTVKKIAEDVVAATGSRSEIRFVERPVDDPQVRRPDTTLARTLLGWEPSVPWEQGLASTVEFFTGLRQAA; encoded by the coding sequence GTGCTGCCGCAGCGCGGCTTCCGCCGGGCGGTCGTGACCGGCGGGGCCGGCTTCCTCGGCAGCCACCTGTGCGAGGAGCTGCTCGCGCGCGGCACCCAGGTGGTGTGCCTGGACTCCTTCCTCACCGGCGGGCCGGGCAACGTCGCCCACCTCGCCGAGCGCTACCCGTCCTCGCAGTTCCGGATGGTCCGCTGCGACATCACCGACTTCGTGCACGTCCCCGGCGACGTCGACCTGGTGCTCCACTTCGCCTCCCCGGCCTCCCCGATCGACTACCTGCAGCTGCCGATCGAGACCCTCAAGGTCGGTGCGATCGGCACCCTGCACGCCCTCGGGCTGGCCAAGGAGAAGGGCGCGCGCTTCCTGCTGGCCTCCACCAGCGAGGTCTACGGAGACCCGCAGGTGCACCCGCAGCCGGAGGACTACTGGGGCCACGTCAACCCCGTCGGACCGCGCGGGGTCTACGACGAGGCCAAGCGCTACGGCGAGGCCATGACCACCGCCTACCGCACCACGCACGACGTCGACACCGCCATCGTGCGCATCTTCAACACCTACGGGCCGCGGATGCGCCCGCACGACGGGCGCGCCATCCCCACCTTCATCCGCCAGGCGCTGGCGGGGGAGGACATCACCGTGGCCGGGGACGGGATGCAGACCCGGTCGGTCTGCTACGTCGACGACCTGGTGCGCGGCATCCTCGCGCTGGCCGGCAGCGGCCACCCGGGCCCGGTCAACGTGGGCAACCCCCACGAGATGACGGTGAAGAAGATCGCCGAGGACGTGGTGGCCGCCACCGGGTCCCGCTCGGAGATCAGGTTCGTGGAGCGCCCCGTGGACGACCCGCAGGTGCGCCGCCCCGACACGACGCTGGCGCGCACGCTGCTGGGCTGGGAGCCGAGCGTGCCGTGGGAGCAGGGCCTGGCCAGCACCGTCGAATTCTTCACGGGGCTGCGGCAGGCCGCATGA